ctcaaacctcagtagtctgaagaatttcttcggttgcctgaagattaagttcagtctcctgaagaattaaatggagaagacagaacttGGCCAAAGCTCTTCgatcgcctgaccttggaacctcaggtgcctgaagttgacactttaggagcctgaagtcgagttcggttgcctgaactcgtgggaaagtctaaaaatcagttctttattaaaaagacacgcgaagtatctcattgatccaatggctgagattaattATAAGggtaatataaaatatattatgaatatctaaaccctagaacacaagctaagagacacaacaagaaagatatacatctcattgcaagacttgaaccctaaagccgattttctgcacttcaatcttcttccatcttctttgggaaaatctTTACTGAAATcgaaagggcattcattcatccaactaaactttaatccagtattaaggtttgatctgtcaagttattacttttcaagaacctctcatctctttacgtgtttatcattagaaagaagttttgatcttgagtgtgtattcacatataaaaagtGATTTTCgaaaagatcatgttttgagaaaaacttgttagcttggttgattgatttgcgattcaagaagtacataaacacatattcatatatattgttcattgggcttcttattgaaaacctactttgattaaaatattggaacttgaaggaaaactttgtgatttttgattaagttgtattcaagtcaattttttgttaaatagctcacttcaaatatacttgtgcatctttacaaagtgaatcaggAACtctagtggactccaaagcattccaaatatattttcacttgggagttttgattaaatacgaatttgtatGTTGatacatatcatacatcaaacgattgtatcatttttcatacattcttgagcttcaagttatatcatatgttaatgtactaggaaattgaattgtactcacaagcttttgttagaagcattgttttgagtgttattttcagatttcattgtaaacatagtttgggttgtgaaccgagtgtgaggaggaagttgtacctcttgtgagcggtagataaggagggagttgtatctcttgtaagcagcggtttgtaagggaagctccgtcccactttaaggagcagtgtttttagtaaaatccttgagtggttgctcaaagcgaggacgtaggccaagtcagctgaacctcgtaaaattgtgtttgtcttctctcttccttttactctttatttttcgcgctatatttaaattgagtatattgcatgcatagataggattgtcacactcacacataattgagcaactagaagtaattggtgaacttataagaagtgtgtaaaaggaaattaagtggattatttttttttttttaatatccaattcaccccctcccccctcttaggattacaccttaatcaacatacATAATTTTTGGATTAGTATTGTTAGTATTAATcctattattttataattttagagGAGGCATAATCATCTCTAATctaatatttaataatttaatatataatgaATTGTTTCATAAAATTTTGATGGCCATAACTTAAGTTCACCACTGGGAAGATGAATTATTTTTGCCCTACTAGCCATAATTATCCTAGGTCCGCTACAAGGTGGATGAGTTATTTTTGTTGTGAGTAAGTCAAATTTAGTGAGTTTTGTggacttttaagaaaaaatggATAGAAACAAAAAAGCTTTGAATCCCTCTACGGAAAATCTAATTTGTATCATAGTCGTAACCGTTGCTAAAGTATAGTAAAACCACTAATAAAAGTTATAGTATTGGTTCTTAAATTTGCTGATAAAAGTTTGCTGGTTGTTGCTATAAGTCCCACTACTAAGGAAATGTACCAGCAGTTTCTCAAACCGCtgtaacaaattttttttttattatgagtCATTTGAATGACCTTTTGTATAAGTCGGAGTAGCAGATGTTATGTAGCAGGAGGCAATTTGATGTGGGACAAGTGGCAAGACCAttggaagatccttgttggagaataactCAGAAGAATTGGGTCAAAGAATTGTCGGGTTTAGTTAATAGTTAattgtgtgtttagtttaattagtatatgattatgtgtatttgggggcctatttgcaatattttcatattttagggCTTGTTTGTAATTTCATATAGTTTTAGGGATATATGTAATTGCTTAGGATCTGCAACCATGGAGAATGTAGGAGAGATAAGAGAGGAAGGGGAAGAAGGAGAAAGAGCTAAGTGaggagaggagatacaaggggggaAATCACACATTCACTTTCAATTTCTACATGGCTTCCACACTATTTTTAAGAAAGCCTCTAATACATGAAATTGCCCCTAAAGCTACATGACATTACAAGCAAACCCTAAAATATGCAAGTTACAAATAAGCCCCCAAATATACTTCTacactaattaaactaaacacacaatTAACTATTAACTAACCCAATAATCCCTTGATCTAGTTCTTCtgaattattctccaacaaggatcattaagccctaaatttgcaTATATTAACATACATGGtttatcatttgcttttaactatggataagcattatcatttgtccaccaccaaggatataatgtttagagaacgagttaaagtgtttacatgcgtagtttgatgcatgcaattgtatatattcatacgcacattattcacattcatttcagttaatcgtttaggattgaaaattattgtacgacgcactctctatatttttctttctGATTATACTAAGtgtcaactctccatttgtatactattttttttttttataattcttaatttgtagggttcgtgACTATCATAACATCAATACAataccatgcatgcatgcactacagtcgtcggatgcaacttttaattatttttttataatttttattattattatttgaacaaatggaatttcaatattttaattttgaatttgtattagtatttgtatttgaattttgaatattttgaaatttttttttgttatctgaacagatgttatttctttattttaattgaatttgtatttgaattcgaaattttgaataatttacgaattttATAGTTATTATGGTTTCGGGTTATGTATgagaaaatgtaattatagatttttacaagaatttatgattaaaaaaattagtattaaagatttttttaattttttaattattagtgaaggattcaaattcgtcactaatagtagggtattagtgacgaatttgtaattcgtcactaataataaagtattagtgaatgattcaaatttgttactaatagtggagtattaatgacggtttttagattcatcactaatagcatgctattagtgaaggattcaaattcatcactaatagtagggtattagtgatgaatttgtaattcatcactaaaaacaaagtattagtgaatgattcaaattcgtcactaatagtggagtattagtgacgatttttagattcgtcactaatagtatgctattagtgaaggattcgaatccttcactaatactgtagtattagtgacgaatttgtaattcacCGCTAatacccaactattagtgacaaatttgaattcttcactaatagcctactattagtgacaatctaaaaaccatcactaatactccactcttagtgacgaatttgagcagaGCCGATGcaaaatttatagtgacgatattagGGTTGTAGTGACagttgtaattcgtcactaataatgtattattagtaacgaatataaaattcatcactaatagttagtagtaactgcAGATATATCAACTAATTTAGAACCGTTACAAATACCCTGATTTTTTTGTAATAGTTTGACTATACGCATGAGGCAGACCTAGGGGCACATTTAGTAGTACAAGAGCTAGGAGTGTGGGATTAGGTCTTGACCAATAGAATTTATGCTAATTAAATTGATGTCTAATAAGTATAACATATGGGATTATCAATGAATTTTTATATTAGTTTGCTAGCGGATAGGCAGATATCGTAGAATAAAATCCTAAATCCGTCAGCTAACTCACTTATAGGTAGATTAAAAAAGTTTAAACCATATCCAACTCATTTAATGTATGGATGGATTATGAGTTGATTTAAGCAGGTCGGATTCGGTTCGGTTCAGATTAATGacttttatccattttgccaagtcttcttagatttgaatttgaatggaaTAAATTtcagtataattttatattatattttatccaaatctaacACAAAGTCTCTCCCAACATAAGGTCATTTTGATTTGTTAGCTGCAATATCATCTTTTGCTTGCCAATGTTGTCATTTACCTTAAAAATAACACCCTCCATTCTGTGAACCAAACTGATCCAATGCAGAGGCATACAGCAACCGCCCCAGAGATTCAACAAACCATCTCATCACACGTGAACTTGCCAATGGAAAAGCAAGAACAGCCTCTTTGCCACATGCTTGGCACGAAAATAACACATTTCCAACCAGGCTCCTCGAAATGAATGGGCTATCACTTACCTCGTGCACACATGGAAAACTCTTGGTACTTGTTCATCCACAAGGCCCAAGTAGTTCACCCACAACGATCCAGAAAACCAAAGCTGACAGCTATGGGGTTTTAGGCTTTTGAAAGATACATTTAACACTCAAAAACCAACAGGATACACATCTTATATTGTCTCCTTTCAGTTGAATGCATGAGTCTGGCTCCCTTCCACCTGAAAGGAATTACAGGGCAAAGACAGAACATTGTCATGCAGAAAACAGCAGACTTGATCTAACATACTGTAAATGTGTCTCGATCTAACATGCTGACAAGAAGGAAAAACTGCATTTCTGAAGACCAGGCtacataatattataaaaaaggGAATTTTGATCCTGGTGCTTAAACCAACACATCTTACATAAAGCCCATCAAACTGCACAACATTCCCAGAAATAAATACCCACTAACAGCTCAAAATATAAAGTACTATTCAACAACGACAATTTATTCTACCAACAACGACAATTTATTCTACCGCATAGCAAAAAAGAAACAACAAAAAAACAGAGGAAAACAACaacatcaacaacaacaatttaTTAATCACAACTCAGGGAGTGCCAAAGTGCTTTCATCCAAAATCAAAATAGTGGAGCAGATTTGTTCCTTCATCATGCAACTTCAGCCTCCTCATGCAGAAGCACCTGATCAAAGTGCCATACTCCTGCAGAACATGAATAATGAGTTTTAGTGGCCACCAACATTTGTTGCACTGCAAGAATATATGCAAAGGATGCTAACGGAAATAGCCTGagtgaaacaaaatatttagtAAGGAGTTGACTTCAAAACTCGATTCATACCATGTCCTCTGCCGACTAATCTCAACTGTGTAACATAGTCTGCAATTTTCTTAATAGCTTCAACCTACCAAAATGTGGGGAGGAGCGGTAGTTAGCAATGGATTTTGAGAAACCCAGTAAAATTTTGTACTgcacaaaattcaaatttaagccCTGAACTTCATGCTCTGAAGCACATGGTTACTTTTACCTGCtcactcaaaaattctctctcaataaATTCTGCCATCTGAGCATCATTGTTTTCCTCGGCCACCTGCAGGGATCATCGAGATCAGGTCATACAGCTCAAATGTTTTCGATAGGTTGCATATAAAGAAATCTAGGTATAGATGCATTACACTGTGCAGGTTCAGAAGTTTCTCATTTGTTAATTTTTCCAGGGACAATGCTAGCTCCATTGCTGCATCAAGAAATTAAGAACAATCACAATTTACTAAATGGattactaatatatatattgtaatccAAAACCTAGACAAAGCGCAGGAGTTGAATGAACACTAAGCCAATACTTCAAGTTGGACTCTTAAGAATTTCTAAGGCTCTCACGTAGTGTATGCTCTGGCCTTGGAAGAGCATGATGTCCATGTCGGGTTACCTCCACATTTTCAAAAGAGAGGTTTAAATTGTAATTATGAACATGCAAATAGCCACTGATGATGCACCCAAAAGGCCATACCAATATGCCATGACCCATTCATTTATACATCCTAGAAAACTCGCTGCAAAGAAATATTGGCTTTAAAGAATGTGGTCGGCAAGTGACCAACACAAACAACCAAAGCAACACCAGCAAAACCAAAACAGTTATTGGGgctagaaaaattttaaaacggATGGACAGTGATGAAGATAGCTTACCATACAATGCATCTCCTTTCTCAACATGATCAAACTCAGATGGAGGCATCATAATTGAGTATAGCTTTACTCTTCCTCCTCGTATGTTCTAAGAGATATAAAAGACACAGTATCAGATATACGAACCCAACAAAAGCAAGCATAGAAGAAAATTAAGCTATGGTCAAATGGAATGGCACCTGGTATTCCATTAGTTTTTCAGCATGTTCCCGTTCTTCTTCACTCGACTCTTTGAAAAATCTAATGTGTATGCAGGTAAAAGGGACATAAATTAGATCAACTCCATAAACCAATTGAAATAACCAAAAATTCTTAAGACATTGGGATATAATATAGTATGTCGTTACTTGGCGAGGCCCTTGAGAGCAATGTTGTCCCTGTCGAAGTATGCATATAAGGAGTGGTACACATATGACACATTGTATTCAACACTGCAAAACCAAGTAAAGAAGCCCAGAAGGAGTGAGAAAGATCGTGGATAAGATGGGTCGACGTCAAGAAAACAACTGCATTCAAGAGTTCTCAGTGTTTATATATCTCAGACATTGAGAATTTACAAAAAGTTCAAGACCCAGATAGCATAACTATACCAGAGCTTTTGATTGAAtgctaaatcaaaatattttaaagCTTATTAGTACCTACCTATTCTTTATTGCATATAAAAATTAAATCACTCTATTATgcacatattttttaaaaaatattaccaTGAAATGTTGCTTGTAGTAAAATTAATAGTAATATAAAAGGTATTTTACATAACTTATAATTAATTCAACTTTTTTAACAACTTAAAATATCTCTTTACGAAATTTAACTATTTTTTTCCATTAACATACAATAATTAATAGTATACTAGAGAATATTTGCTagacaaaaaaaatttaattaaattataaaagcatgcagaagaaaaaaaaaaatgaagtattagatgattttatcaaaaattaaataaatatatattataaatgatGCATCTACCGATGACAAATACTGTTGTAGTgaaataattttctattttataattatttgttcACTCCCAGTttgtttggatcaaagatttcgtttgaaaaaaaggaaaataaaaagaaaatttatttttcacttcATTTCTGTTGGGTGGTCTTGGATCTTCTCAATCCCAAAAACTAACTCATGAGGTGAAGCTTTCcttcacacttaataactgaccaccaagccccttccacaaccgatgtgagaCAAAtcccaacaatctctccctcacacATTGGGTTTCAAACGCGACACGAATTTGACTCACCAAATTAGCAACACCACATGCCCAGCATCCCAGGGAGAAACCATGGGTTCTAATACCAATGTTGGATGGTTTTGAACCTTCTCAACTCCAAAAACTAACTTATTAGGTGAGACTTTCCCTCATACTTAATAACTAATCATCAAGCCCTTTCCATTCCACAACGGATGTGAGGCAAATCCCAGCAATTTCGTctctatattaaataatattaaaaaataaaaattaggaaaaatcaaATATTAGTGATGTAACTTTCGTTTTTTCATttagtatattttatattttctttctctctccctaactaaacattcaaaaacaaaaatttctttcaaaattttccttttgtATCCCTAATATTTTTCTAGATCCAAATGGACAATTAAGTTTTTCATCAGAAAAGAAGTACAAAACATCCCTGCCAATTAATAATGATTCAGagcaaataaataattaaattattaaataaattttggaattttcattttgtaGGTATTGGACTTGGGGGTGAAAAGGGATAAAAGATGAGAAACCAACCAGTCTCCCGCTATATGTAACCTTTGGCTAAAGCTTTGGTAGTGACAGGGTTGGATGCAGATTGGATTTAGGTCTTAAATTTGAGAGTTAGGTTttaaatttaagaccttgatcattttgattttcttttttttctttttttttttcaaattatattttcGTGGGGATAGGGACAGAGGTCTAACTACTATATCAAAAGGTACATAACTAAAGGTAACCTAGCATATACTCAACTTCACGGTTTACAAAGTTAGATCTGAGATTTTTATTATTTACGGTTAAGAGACTTTTGACTATGTCTTGTCACTTTTATATTGGAACTTGATATGGGCTTAAAAGAAATATGCAATGAAAAATGAACCCCGTTTCTACAGACTTCTATAACATCTCTGTAATTAAAAATCGgtcaataaataataattttagagGTAATATTGATTTAGAGCCTAAAATTAATTAACCCATCTTTAAATTTAATGAAGA
This Malania oleifera isolate guangnan ecotype guangnan chromosome 11, ASM2987363v1, whole genome shotgun sequence DNA region includes the following protein-coding sequences:
- the LOC131168356 gene encoding ferritin-3, chloroplastic-like, producing the protein MFLGTISAVSPVGARPGDGLIGSVFGSSALSSSGLGSFSSSSSSFSASCFGPEWWKRGREHNRLVVVSAVKEGNGIPLTGLVFEPFEEVKRDSFMIPIAPHISLARQNYADVCEAAINEQINVEYNVSYVYHSLYAYFDRDNIALKGLAKFFKESSEEEREHAEKLMEYQNIRGGRVKLYSIMMPPSEFDHVEKGDALYAMELALSLEKLTNEKLLNLHSVAEENNDAQMAEFIEREFLSEQVEAIKKIADYVTQLRLVGRGHGVWHFDQVLLHEEAEVA